In one window of Acidimicrobiales bacterium DNA:
- a CDS encoding Ig-like domain repeat protein, with protein MAGDAGRLRRGGRTPRLLALVLGSAGVVAAGVALSLLDPAPAWADPATVTSPPASPSNNLHPSWTFTATGTSFRCELLNPDGTTFSPWTTCTSPVTYNLTGHADGVYTFFAADSKSSPPPATEISNPSRYTLDTTPPAAPTFTSAPASPGNGQSPRWTFTPESGSTTKCQVTDSSGTVISAYSACTSPATVDLSAQPDDTYTLSVTATDAAGNTSVPATSPYQLLTTAPATPTFTAEPPSPGKDKAPSWSFTTPPGTTTTCQLTNSANTVLTAYASCTSPVTVDLSSQPDDTYTLSVVATDAASNQSSPAASSYQLMTAIPAAPTLTSSPASPGSSPEPSWFFTLPAGTAATCQLTDSAGTVVSAYAPCTSPTTVDLSSQPDDTYTLAVVATDAAGNASLPTTSSYVLDTTPPPVPTFSATPTWPGRSTDPSWSFTVQGGAGAECQVTDSAGTVISAYTDCTSPYTFDLSGKPDDTYTLSVVADNAADVASAPATSSYTLDTTPPAAPTITAAPASPGNSTHPRWSFTSPAGTTTSCQVTDSPGTVISAFAPCSSPYTADLTGRPDDTYTVTIVATDAADNASGPTTSTYQLLTTPPVAPTITSGPTGAGGSTLSWDFSPPPGTTISCQLTGPGGTVLSAWAACTSPVSFPISGAPGTYTLSVEATDAAGNTSPVATDSFRINPPPAPPPPAPAPPAAPTPPAAPPATPAPTPPLPPVPTLPVVPPPPAPVAPIPAPVTPVPPPPPAPAPVPPAPVATAVTPAPPAPAPVVVPRPVALPPAAPLPPPPAPARAVVRPPAPTAPVAPGLVERVRRAGLALSEGSAAAFLLYLVVMAFLALQNRIDRNDPKLALAPVYGEPDLAFEAPPHLGGGVR; from the coding sequence ATGGCTGGCGACGCCGGACGGCTTCGCCGCGGCGGGCGAACGCCCCGACTCCTCGCGCTCGTTCTCGGGTCCGCCGGCGTGGTGGCCGCCGGCGTGGCCCTCTCGCTCCTCGACCCCGCCCCGGCCTGGGCCGACCCGGCCACCGTCACGTCCCCCCCGGCCTCCCCGTCCAACAACCTCCATCCGTCCTGGACCTTCACCGCCACCGGAACCAGCTTTCGCTGCGAGTTGCTCAACCCCGACGGCACGACATTCAGCCCCTGGACGACCTGCACCTCCCCCGTCACGTACAACCTGACCGGCCACGCCGACGGCGTCTACACCTTCTTCGCGGCCGACTCCAAGTCGTCACCGCCGCCCGCCACCGAGATCTCCAACCCCTCGCGCTACACGCTCGACACGACCCCTCCCGCGGCCCCCACCTTCACCTCGGCGCCGGCGTCCCCGGGGAACGGGCAGAGCCCGCGGTGGACCTTCACCCCTGAGTCCGGCAGCACGACGAAATGCCAGGTCACGGACTCCTCGGGAACGGTCATCTCGGCCTATTCGGCCTGCACCTCCCCCGCCACCGTCGACCTCTCCGCCCAGCCCGACGACACCTACACCCTGTCCGTCACCGCCACCGATGCCGCCGGCAACACGTCGGTCCCGGCCACCTCCCCCTACCAGCTCCTGACCACGGCGCCGGCGACACCGACGTTCACGGCCGAGCCGCCCTCGCCCGGCAAGGACAAGGCCCCGAGCTGGTCGTTCACCACCCCGCCGGGCACGACCACGACCTGCCAGCTCACCAACTCGGCCAACACCGTGCTCACCGCCTACGCCTCCTGCACCTCCCCCGTGACCGTCGACCTGTCGAGCCAACCGGACGACACCTACACCCTGTCGGTCGTGGCCACGGATGCGGCCAGCAACCAGTCGTCCCCCGCTGCCAGCTCCTACCAGCTCATGACCGCCATACCGGCGGCGCCGACGCTCACCTCCTCGCCCGCCTCGCCCGGGAGCTCCCCCGAGCCGAGCTGGTTCTTCACCCTCCCGGCCGGCACCGCCGCCACCTGCCAGCTGACCGACTCGGCCGGGACGGTGGTCTCCGCCTACGCCCCGTGCACGTCCCCAACGACGGTCGACCTGTCGAGCCAGCCGGACGACACCTACACGCTCGCCGTGGTGGCGACCGACGCGGCCGGCAACGCCTCCCTCCCGACCACCTCGAGCTACGTCCTGGACACGACCCCGCCCCCGGTGCCGACGTTCAGCGCCACCCCCACCTGGCCCGGCCGGTCGACCGATCCGAGCTGGTCGTTCACGGTCCAGGGCGGCGCCGGGGCCGAGTGCCAGGTCACCGATTCGGCCGGAACGGTCATATCGGCCTACACCGACTGCACCTCCCCGTACACGTTCGACCTGTCCGGGAAGCCGGACGACACCTACACCCTCTCGGTCGTCGCCGACAACGCGGCAGACGTCGCATCGGCCCCCGCCACCTCCTCGTACACGCTCGACACCACCCCCCCGGCCGCGCCGACGATCACCGCCGCCCCGGCCTCACCCGGAAACTCGACCCACCCCCGCTGGTCCTTCACCAGCCCGGCCGGGACCACCACTTCCTGCCAGGTCACCGACTCGCCGGGCACGGTGATCTCAGCCTTCGCCCCGTGCTCCTCCCCCTACACCGCCGACCTCACCGGGCGCCCCGATGACACCTACACGGTCACGATCGTGGCCACCGACGCCGCCGACAACGCCTCCGGGCCCACCACCTCGACCTACCAGCTCCTGACAACTCCGCCGGTGGCGCCGACCATCACCTCGGGCCCGACCGGTGCCGGCGGCTCCACCCTCTCGTGGGACTTCTCCCCGCCTCCCGGCACGACCATCAGCTGCCAGCTGACCGGTCCGGGCGGCACGGTCCTGTCGGCCTGGGCGGCGTGCACCTCCCCGGTCAGCTTCCCGATCAGCGGGGCGCCGGGCACCTACACCCTGAGCGTCGAGGCCACCGACGCCGCCGGCAACACCTCGCCGGTCGCCACCGACAGCTTCCGGATCAATCCCCCTCCCGCCCCGCCGCCGCCGGCGCCGGCCCCCCCGGCTGCTCCGACCCCGCCGGCCGCCCCTCCCGCCACTCCGGCGCCGACGCCCCCCCTCCCGCCGGTCCCCACCCTCCCGGTGGTCCCGCCGCCCCCGGCGCCCGTGGCCCCCATCCCCGCCCCGGTGACCCCGGTCCCGCCGCCACCCCCCGCTCCCGCTCCGGTACCGCCCGCCCCCGTGGCCACCGCCGTGACGCCGGCGCCCCCGGCGCCGGCACCGGTGGTGGTGCCGAGGCCGGTGGCCCTGCCCCCCGCCGCTCCCCTGCCCCCGCCGCCCGCTCCGGCCAGGGCCGTGGTGCGTCCCCCCGCCCCGACTGCCCCGGTCGCGCCCGGCCTGGTCGAGCGGGTCAGGCGGGCCGGCCTGGCCCTGTCCGAGGGATCGGCGGCGGCCTTCCTGCTCTACCTGGTGGTGATGGCCTTCCTGGCCCTCCAGAACCGCATCGACCGCAACGACCCGAAGCTGGCGCTGGCCCCCGTCTACGGGGAGCCCGACCTGGCCTTCGAAGCCCCTCCGCACCTGGGAGGTGGAGTCCGATGA
- a CDS encoding diguanylate cyclase has protein sequence MRSSIRWTAGELIPLADRLRYMLIVRITLFAAIGLGATLATGLVGSVPAGTGAVLGAWAGISAIAEIVRRVSRRRGLPLFGATLIIDGVVLVGLSEVHSITNVRYLIFLHMVAVVLLASYRTGLKMAVWYTLLLYTVFFAGRQGTLGLRPATPGMVARWDLGQLNVFVGAVWAVAVATAAFSSVNERELRRRRFDLEALAQLAVSLERAADRQTIASTLLDSLAENFPVERLLLLTAGPRPGVLGQRGTTPDAAGLTRLDPRSAVLASQTERQTLLLRGLDPEADAWAGGLMGGAANLILIPLFAEGGCVGVLVAEHSSRVGSRVERRLVSILERFASHAGLALRNAALLEQMERMANTDGLTHIANRRTFEANLEKEMARSIRSGEPVSLVMLDIDHFKVLNDTWGHQKGDEVLREVAVALQAGSREFDTIARYGGEEFAVILPGTGPDAAWAGAQRLHRLVTEGVTSVPITVSLGVASAPVEAQTAQSLVKAADDALYQAKRAGRNRVSSADGGTERVGVSLSDGS, from the coding sequence ATGAGAAGCAGCATCCGTTGGACGGCGGGAGAGCTGATCCCGCTGGCGGACCGCCTCCGCTACATGCTGATCGTCCGGATCACGCTGTTCGCGGCGATCGGCCTGGGGGCCACCCTGGCCACCGGCCTGGTCGGCTCGGTGCCGGCCGGGACCGGAGCGGTGCTCGGCGCGTGGGCCGGCATCTCGGCCATCGCCGAGATCGTCCGGCGGGTGTCGCGGCGGCGGGGCCTCCCGCTGTTCGGGGCCACCCTGATCATCGACGGCGTGGTCCTGGTGGGGCTGTCCGAGGTCCACAGCATCACCAACGTCCGGTACCTGATCTTCCTCCACATGGTGGCGGTGGTCCTGCTGGCCTCGTACCGGACCGGCCTCAAGATGGCGGTCTGGTACACGTTGCTGCTCTACACGGTGTTCTTCGCCGGCCGTCAGGGGACCCTGGGCCTGCGCCCGGCCACCCCGGGGATGGTGGCCCGCTGGGACCTGGGTCAGCTGAACGTCTTCGTCGGCGCCGTCTGGGCCGTGGCGGTCGCCACCGCGGCCTTCTCCTCGGTGAACGAGCGGGAGCTGCGCCGGCGGCGGTTCGACCTGGAGGCCCTGGCCCAGCTGGCCGTCTCGTTGGAGCGGGCCGCCGACCGCCAGACGATCGCCTCCACCCTGCTCGACAGCCTGGCGGAGAACTTCCCGGTCGAGCGGCTCCTGCTCCTGACCGCCGGCCCGAGGCCGGGGGTGCTCGGCCAGCGGGGAACCACCCCGGACGCGGCCGGCCTGACCCGGCTCGATCCGAGGTCGGCGGTGCTCGCCTCCCAGACCGAGCGCCAGACCCTGCTCCTCAGGGGGCTCGACCCGGAGGCGGATGCGTGGGCCGGCGGGCTCATGGGCGGAGCGGCGAACCTGATCCTGATCCCGCTGTTCGCCGAGGGTGGCTGTGTCGGGGTCCTGGTGGCCGAGCACTCCTCCCGGGTCGGGTCCCGCGTGGAGCGTCGGCTGGTCTCGATCCTCGAGCGTTTCGCGTCCCACGCCGGCCTGGCGCTGCGCAACGCCGCCCTCCTGGAGCAGATGGAGCGGATGGCCAACACCGACGGGCTGACCCACATCGCCAACCGCCGGACCTTCGAGGCCAACCTCGAGAAGGAGATGGCCCGGTCGATCCGCTCGGGGGAGCCGGTGAGCCTGGTCATGCTCGACATCGACCACTTCAAGGTGCTCAACGACACCTGGGGCCACCAGAAGGGGGACGAGGTCCTGCGCGAGGTGGCGGTGGCCCTCCAGGCGGGCAGCCGGGAGTTCGACACGATCGCCCGGTACGGCGGTGAGGAGTTTGCCGTGATCCTGCCGGGCACCGGTCCGGATGCGGCCTGGGCCGGGGCCCAGCGGCTCCACCGCCTCGTCACCGAGGGGGTGACCAGCGTGCCGATCACCGTCAGCCTGGGCGTGGCCAGCGCTCCGGTCGAGGCCCAGACGGCCCAGTCCCTGGTGAAGGCCGCCGACGACGCTCTCTACCAGGCCAAGCGCGCCGGGCGGAACCGGGTGAGCAGCGCCGACGGGGGCACCGAGCGGGTGGGCGTCTCCCTCTCCGACGGATCCTGA
- a CDS encoding DUF3566 domain-containing protein, translating into MSAADVDDVAPLIQPPRLVVGAGGVNRHWTLRRFDLASVARVSFVFYLTILAVFLLAGIVLWALASAAGLVGSLERFIKSLFGFTSFHFQAGRILLGALVTGVVLTLLGTLCNVVGAAVYNMIAGMAGGVRVTVSEDPFMAGPHPASSGTHPGRPVI; encoded by the coding sequence GTGTCGGCTGCGGATGTCGACGACGTCGCCCCTCTGATCCAGCCTCCCCGCCTCGTCGTGGGGGCCGGCGGCGTGAACCGCCACTGGACCCTGCGCCGCTTCGACCTGGCGTCGGTGGCCCGGGTCTCGTTCGTCTTCTACCTGACGATCCTCGCCGTCTTCCTGCTGGCCGGGATCGTCCTGTGGGCCCTGGCCAGCGCGGCGGGCCTGGTCGGGAGTCTCGAGAGGTTCATCAAGAGCTTGTTCGGGTTCACCTCGTTCCACTTCCAGGCGGGCCGGATCCTGCTCGGGGCCCTGGTCACCGGCGTCGTGCTCACCCTGCTCGGCACGCTGTGCAACGTGGTGGGGGCGGCCGTCTACAACATGATCGCGGGCATGGCCGGCGGTGTGCGCGTGACCGTGAGTGAGGATCCGTTCATGGCGGGGCCACATCCCGCATCGTCCGGAACGCATCCGGGCCGCCCCGTCATCTGA
- the gyrA gene encoding DNA gyrase subunit A encodes MSDVVVGGSGGDGSDDSGGVTFGSIEPIEIQEEMERSFLDYAMSVIVSRALPDVRDGLKPVQRRILYGMYDLGVGPNRAHMKCARISGDVMGRFHPHGDAAIYDALARMAQDFSLRHPLVDGHGNFGSPDDPPAAARYTECRLAPLAMHMLAGIDEDTVNFVDNYTGEIQMPEVLPSRFPNLLVNGSQGIAVGMATNIPPHNLGEVIDAVTHLIDHPEAGSDELMQFVRGPDFPTGGLILGRAGIMDAYRTGRGSIKMRATAEIEEGRRGTAIVVTQLPYQVSAGAVAARIRDLVDSRELDGVRDVNDESAQGRTRLVVELKRDANANVLLNNLYKHTPLQTSFGVNMVALVDGVPRTLNLAQALNAYIEHQVEVIRRRSEFRLAKAQARAHIVEGLIKALDLIDAIIALIRGSDDRGSARDGLMAAPFEFSEIQANHILDMTLSRLTRLGRSELEEEMTKLRETMAELEAILGDPGLLRGVIKTEMGEIRSEYATDRRSQIVFDPGELGAEDLIEDEELVVTMTRAGYIKSVQAAAFRTQGRGGRGVQGARLREEDLVAQILHTTAHSFLLFFSNTGRVYRLKAHEVPMKERTARGTAIVNLLPLVPGETIQAIIATRDYPEDRYLFFATRSGQVKKTAFSEYDKSRREGFIAINLRDDDQLVRVVQTTGEDDIFMVSRAGMTIRFSESEVRPMGRDAAGVRGMRMRESDEVVSVDVAADDRDILIVTDAGYGKRTKLDRFNVQGRGGQGVRGIRLTARRGAVVAAFMVGLDDEIFLISSGGVTIRTSVREISSQGRDATGVRVMQLDADQSVASVAPILSVDEGE; translated from the coding sequence ATGAGCGACGTCGTTGTTGGGGGCAGCGGCGGGGACGGCTCGGACGACAGCGGTGGTGTGACGTTCGGCTCGATCGAGCCGATCGAGATCCAGGAGGAGATGGAGCGGTCCTTCCTGGACTACGCCATGTCCGTCATCGTGTCCCGGGCCCTGCCCGACGTCCGGGACGGGCTCAAGCCGGTGCAGCGCCGGATCCTGTACGGGATGTACGACCTCGGTGTCGGGCCCAACCGGGCCCACATGAAGTGCGCGCGCATCTCGGGGGACGTGATGGGCCGCTTCCACCCCCACGGTGACGCCGCCATCTACGACGCCCTGGCGCGCATGGCCCAGGACTTCTCGCTGCGCCACCCGCTCGTCGACGGGCACGGCAATTTTGGATCTCCTGACGATCCACCGGCTGCCGCGAGATACACCGAATGCCGGTTGGCGCCGCTCGCCATGCACATGCTGGCGGGTATAGACGAGGACACCGTCAACTTCGTCGACAACTACACGGGCGAGATCCAGATGCCCGAGGTTCTCCCCAGCCGGTTCCCCAACCTGTTGGTAAACGGCAGCCAGGGCATCGCCGTCGGGATGGCCACGAACATCCCGCCCCACAACCTCGGCGAGGTCATCGACGCCGTCACCCACCTGATCGACCACCCCGAGGCCGGATCGGACGAGCTGATGCAGTTCGTTCGCGGACCGGACTTCCCGACCGGTGGCCTGATCCTCGGCCGGGCCGGGATCATGGACGCCTACCGGACGGGCCGGGGCTCCATCAAGATGCGGGCCACCGCCGAGATCGAGGAGGGCCGCAGGGGCACGGCCATCGTGGTCACCCAGCTGCCCTACCAGGTCAGCGCCGGCGCGGTCGCGGCCAGGATCCGGGACCTGGTCGACTCCCGTGAGCTCGATGGCGTGCGGGACGTGAACGACGAATCCGCCCAGGGCCGGACGCGACTCGTCGTCGAGCTCAAGCGGGACGCCAACGCCAACGTCCTGCTGAACAACCTCTACAAGCACACCCCCCTGCAGACCAGCTTCGGCGTGAACATGGTGGCTCTGGTCGACGGGGTGCCCCGGACGCTCAACCTGGCCCAGGCTCTCAACGCCTACATCGAGCACCAGGTGGAGGTCATCCGCCGCCGCTCGGAGTTCCGCCTGGCCAAGGCGCAGGCCCGGGCCCACATCGTCGAGGGACTGATCAAGGCCCTCGACCTGATCGACGCCATCATCGCGTTGATCCGCGGTTCGGACGACCGGGGCTCGGCCCGCGACGGGCTCATGGCCGCCCCGTTCGAGTTCAGCGAGATCCAGGCCAATCACATCCTGGACATGACCCTGTCGCGCCTCACCCGTCTGGGTCGGTCCGAGCTGGAAGAGGAGATGACCAAGCTCCGCGAGACCATGGCCGAGCTCGAGGCCATTCTCGGGGACCCCGGCCTGCTCCGGGGGGTTATCAAGACCGAGATGGGGGAGATCCGGTCCGAGTACGCCACTGACCGCCGGTCCCAGATCGTCTTCGATCCGGGCGAGCTCGGGGCCGAGGACCTCATCGAGGACGAGGAGCTGGTCGTCACGATGACCCGGGCCGGCTACATCAAGTCGGTTCAGGCCGCCGCGTTCCGGACCCAGGGGCGCGGTGGGCGCGGGGTCCAGGGGGCCCGGCTGCGCGAGGAGGATCTGGTCGCACAGATCCTCCACACCACCGCCCACTCGTTCCTGCTGTTCTTCTCCAACACCGGGCGCGTGTACCGGCTCAAGGCGCACGAGGTGCCGATGAAGGAGCGGACCGCCCGGGGCACCGCCATCGTCAACCTGCTGCCCCTGGTGCCCGGGGAGACCATCCAGGCCATCATCGCCACCCGGGACTACCCGGAGGATCGCTACCTCTTCTTCGCCACGCGGTCCGGGCAGGTCAAGAAGACCGCCTTCTCCGAGTACGACAAGTCGCGCCGGGAGGGATTCATCGCCATCAACCTCCGGGACGACGACCAGCTGGTGCGCGTGGTCCAGACCACCGGGGAGGATGACATCTTCATGGTCTCCCGGGCCGGGATGACGATCCGGTTCTCGGAGTCCGAGGTGCGCCCGATGGGCCGGGACGCGGCGGGCGTCCGCGGCATGCGGATGCGCGAGAGCGACGAGGTGGTCTCGGTGGACGTCGCCGCCGACGATCGCGACATCCTGATCGTCACCGACGCCGGCTACGGGAAGCGGACCAAGCTCGACCGCTTCAACGTCCAGGGCCGGGGGGGCCAGGGCGTACGGGGGATCCGGCTGACCGCCCGCCGGGGGGCGGTGGTGGCCGCCTTCATGGTCGGCCTCGACGATGAGATCTTCCTGATCTCGTCCGGAGGGGTCACGATCCGGACATCCGTGCGCGAGATCTCGTCGCAGGGCCGGGACGCCACGGGAGTGCGGGTGATGCAGCTGGACGCCGACCAGAGCGTGGCGTCGGTTGCTCCGATCCTCTCGGTCGACGAAGGCGAGTAG
- a CDS encoding DNA topoisomerase subunit B: protein MQGPGDRKSASRTGSSYGAKDITVLEGLDPVRKRPGMYIGSTGPSGLHHLVWEVVDNSVDEAMAGHATRIDVTLLADGGCRVVDDGRGIPTDPHPQYKSKSAAEVVLTMLHAGGKFGGEGYKVSGGLHGVGVSVVNALSRRLVLEIDRAGDRYRMEFADGGKPRGKLEVAGKAPRGRTGTTVTFWPDGTIFEETEFRATTILERLQMYAFLNRGLEIRFRDERSSDPSETTYKYNGGIVDFVRHLNAAKEALFKKPGYFEQAEETQEVEIAFQWNTGYNEGIHSFANGIATTEGGMHEEGYKKALTNAVNKYARAKGHLKEKDENLAGEDIREGLTAILSVRLAEPQFEGQTKTKLGNVSMRSLVERATNEKLSDWLEEHPTEGRQIVQKGIQASRARSAARQARDLIRRKSSLEGAGMPEKLRDCSTRDRGRAELFIVEGDSAGGSAVKARDPETQAILSIRGKILNVERARLDRMLKNNEIQALIGAIGAGVGDEFDVAKLRYNKVILLCDADVDGSHIRTLLLTFFFRQMRPLVELGHVYIAQPPLYSTVVGKEKVYLKDDAARERFLAEQAPKKFEFQRLKGLGEMDFDELGETTMDAGRRTLLQVSVEEAAIADQVCAILMGDDVEVRKHFIQTNAKDVRFLDI from the coding sequence ATGCAGGGTCCCGGGGACCGGAAGAGTGCGTCCCGGACCGGCAGCTCCTACGGTGCCAAGGACATCACGGTCCTCGAGGGACTCGATCCCGTCCGCAAGCGGCCGGGGATGTACATCGGCTCGACCGGGCCGTCGGGACTCCACCACCTGGTCTGGGAGGTGGTCGACAACTCGGTCGACGAGGCCATGGCCGGCCATGCCACCCGCATAGACGTGACCCTCCTCGCCGACGGCGGGTGCCGCGTCGTCGACGACGGGCGGGGCATTCCCACCGACCCCCACCCCCAGTACAAGTCGAAGTCGGCGGCGGAAGTCGTGCTCACCATGCTCCACGCCGGCGGCAAGTTCGGTGGCGAGGGCTACAAGGTCTCCGGCGGCCTGCACGGCGTGGGGGTATCGGTCGTCAACGCCCTCTCCCGGCGCCTGGTCCTCGAGATCGACCGCGCCGGGGACCGCTACCGGATGGAGTTTGCCGACGGGGGGAAGCCCCGGGGCAAGCTCGAGGTGGCCGGCAAGGCACCGCGCGGCCGGACCGGCACGACGGTCACCTTCTGGCCTGACGGCACCATCTTCGAAGAGACCGAGTTCCGCGCCACCACCATCCTCGAGCGGCTCCAGATGTACGCGTTCCTCAACCGCGGCCTCGAGATCCGCTTCCGCGACGAGCGCAGCTCGGACCCGAGCGAGACGACCTACAAGTACAACGGCGGGATCGTCGACTTCGTCCGCCACCTGAACGCCGCCAAGGAGGCGCTGTTCAAGAAGCCGGGCTACTTCGAGCAGGCGGAGGAGACCCAGGAGGTCGAGATCGCCTTCCAGTGGAACACCGGCTACAACGAGGGCATCCACTCCTTCGCCAACGGCATCGCCACTACCGAGGGGGGCATGCACGAGGAGGGCTACAAGAAGGCCCTCACCAACGCCGTCAACAAGTACGCCCGGGCCAAGGGCCACCTCAAGGAGAAGGACGAGAACCTGGCGGGAGAGGACATCCGCGAGGGCCTCACCGCCATCCTCTCCGTGCGCCTGGCCGAGCCGCAGTTCGAGGGCCAGACCAAGACCAAGCTGGGCAACGTCTCCATGCGCTCCCTGGTCGAGCGGGCCACCAACGAGAAGCTGTCGGACTGGCTGGAGGAGCACCCGACCGAGGGCCGCCAGATCGTGCAGAAGGGCATCCAGGCGTCGCGCGCCCGCAGCGCCGCCCGCCAGGCCCGCGACCTCATCCGCCGCAAGTCGTCGCTCGAGGGCGCCGGCATGCCCGAGAAGCTCCGGGACTGCTCGACGCGCGACCGGGGCCGGGCCGAGCTGTTCATCGTCGAGGGGGACTCCGCCGGCGGCTCGGCGGTCAAGGCGCGGGACCCCGAGACCCAGGCCATCCTGTCGATCCGGGGCAAGATCCTCAACGTCGAGCGGGCCCGACTCGACCGGATGCTCAAGAACAACGAGATCCAGGCTCTCATCGGGGCCATCGGGGCCGGCGTCGGGGACGAGTTCGACGTCGCCAAGCTCCGCTACAACAAGGTGATCCTGCTCTGCGACGCCGACGTCGACGGCAGCCACATCCGCACCCTGCTGCTCACGTTCTTCTTCCGCCAGATGCGGCCCCTGGTGGAGCTCGGCCACGTGTACATCGCCCAACCGCCGCTGTACTCCACCGTGGTCGGGAAGGAGAAGGTGTACCTGAAGGATGACGCCGCACGCGAGCGGTTCCTGGCCGAGCAGGCCCCCAAGAAGTTCGAGTTCCAGCGGCTCAAGGGCCTCGGGGAGATGGACTTCGACGAGCTCGGGGAGACGACCATGGACGCCGGGCGCCGCACCCTCCTGCAGGTGTCGGTGGAGGAGGCGGCCATCGCCGACCAGGTGTGCGCCATCCTCATGGGTGACGACGTCGAGGTCCGCAAGCACTTCATCCAGACCAACGCCAAGGACGTGAGGTTCCTCGACATATGA
- a CDS encoding DUF721 domain-containing protein — protein sequence MSGSTWHPAGGSGDAPDGDQPRTVGESLQRISRSLGGTDAGVVGTVFAHWEEAVGAAIADHAKPLSLRDGVLVVGVGEPAWATQLRFLERQILERLRDAAGREVATRIEVRVRPSGGGRRGSG from the coding sequence GTGAGCGGGAGCACCTGGCATCCGGCCGGAGGCAGCGGGGACGCCCCGGACGGGGACCAGCCCCGGACGGTCGGGGAGTCGCTCCAGCGGATCAGCCGGTCGTTGGGGGGTACCGACGCCGGGGTGGTGGGGACCGTCTTCGCCCACTGGGAGGAGGCGGTGGGAGCGGCCATCGCCGATCACGCCAAGCCCCTGTCGCTGCGTGACGGCGTGCTCGTCGTGGGCGTCGGTGAGCCGGCGTGGGCCACCCAGCTGCGGTTCCTGGAGCGCCAGATCCTCGAGCGCCTCCGGGACGCCGCCGGCCGGGAAGTTGCGACCCGGATCGAGGTGCGGGTGAGGCCCTCCGGCGGGGGTCGCCGCGGGTCCGGATAG
- a CDS encoding DNA replication/repair protein RecF: MNIARLWLTDFRNYASAELAPDPDGLTVIRGANGQGKTNLLEAVGWLASLSSFRGAPREALVRTSAERAVVRAEGVREGRAVLVEAELARAGRDRVLVNRQPLRRTRDLLGAFRATVFSPDDLELVRGGPAARRELLDIALVFLAPRQDSLQSDVERVLRQRNTLLRQVEGRLDAGAEATLEVWDSKLSSLGTALAEAREDLVGRLSPEVDVAYTGLSRGGGDVVLTYRRSWEGDLGAALQASRREDLRRGFTSLGPHRDELDVVLDGMPARTQASQGEQRCLALALRLATHTLVTAEVGSPPVLLLDDVLSELDPGRAAALLSLLPPGQALLTTAGPLPEGWAPSLVVSVHDGRISS; encoded by the coding sequence TTGAACATTGCTCGCCTGTGGCTGACGGATTTCCGCAACTACGCGTCGGCCGAGCTGGCCCCCGATCCGGACGGCCTGACCGTCATCAGGGGGGCCAACGGCCAGGGCAAGACCAACCTCCTCGAGGCGGTCGGATGGTTGGCGTCCCTGTCGTCCTTCCGGGGGGCACCCCGCGAGGCCCTGGTGCGCACCTCGGCGGAGCGGGCCGTGGTCAGGGCCGAAGGGGTGCGGGAGGGGCGGGCGGTGCTGGTCGAGGCCGAGCTGGCCCGCGCCGGCCGGGACCGGGTCCTGGTCAACCGCCAGCCCCTCCGGCGCACCCGGGACCTCCTCGGCGCCTTCCGGGCCACCGTGTTCAGCCCCGACGACCTCGAGCTGGTCCGGGGGGGCCCGGCGGCCCGGCGCGAGCTGCTCGACATCGCCCTGGTGTTCCTGGCCCCCCGGCAGGACTCGCTCCAGTCCGACGTCGAGCGGGTGCTGCGCCAGCGCAACACCCTGCTCCGCCAGGTCGAGGGCCGCCTCGATGCGGGCGCCGAGGCCACGCTCGAAGTGTGGGATTCGAAGCTCTCCTCGCTCGGAACGGCACTGGCGGAGGCGCGTGAGGACCTGGTGGGGCGCCTCTCGCCCGAGGTCGACGTCGCCTACACGGGCCTGTCGCGCGGCGGCGGGGATGTCGTTCTCACCTACCGCCGCTCGTGGGAGGGAGATCTCGGGGCCGCGCTGCAGGCGTCGCGGCGCGAGGACCTCCGGCGGGGGTTCACGTCGCTGGGCCCGCACCGCGACGAGCTGGACGTGGTCCTCGACGGCATGCCGGCGCGCACCCAGGCCTCGCAGGGGGAGCAGCGCTGCCTGGCCCTGGCCCTGCGCCTCGCCACCCACACGCTGGTGACGGCCGAGGTTGGCAGCCCGCCCGTGCTCCTCCTCGACGACGTGCTGTCCGAGCTCGACCCTGGCCGCGCCGCCGCGTTGCTGTCACTCCTGCCCCCGGGCCAGGCGCTGCTCACCACCGCGGGACCCCTTCCCGAGGGGTGGGCGCCGTCGCTCGTGGTCTCGGTGCACGACGGCAGGATCTCGTCGTGA